One Setaria viridis chromosome 5, Setaria_viridis_v4.0, whole genome shotgun sequence genomic region harbors:
- the LOC117856457 gene encoding phenolic glucoside malonyltransferase 1 produces the protein MKPPFPEKYIGNCVGPAFGMAPRGELAAAGVGGLFTACAAVASAIDEAVRDIGTSSMDAWMDRVRESVAALSVAGSPRFHVYELDFGFGRPVKVDIVSVARTGAVAVGESRSSTGGMEFGVSLQPAGMESQVEVDVSLAVIDLFIWLIATFSNHLIYEFLSLLRVMLVL, from the exons ATGAAGCCTCCTTTCCCGGAAAAGTACATCGGCAACTGCGTCGGCCCAGCATTCGGGATGGCGCCCAGGGGCGAGCTGGCGGCGGCAGGCGTAGGAGGCCTCTTCACGGCGTGCGCCGCGGTCGCCTCCGCCATAGACGAAGCTGTGCGCGACATCGGGACATCTAGCATGGATGCATGGATGGACCGCGTCAGGGAGTCAGTCGCGGCACTGTCCGTGGCTGGCTCTCCAAGGTTCCATGTCTACGAGCTGGACTTCGGATTTGGCCGGCCGGTGAAGGTGGACATCGTGTCCGTGGCGAGGACCGGTGCAGTGGCGGTGGGGGAGAGCCGGAGCAGCACCGGCGGGATGGAGTTTGGCGTCTCTTTGCAGCCGGCTGGCATGGAGAG CCaggttgaggtagatgtcagccTGGCTGTGATTGATCTCTTCATCTGGTTGATTGCCACCTTCAGCAATCATCTGATATATGAGTTCCTCTCCCTTTTGAGGGTCATGCTCGTcctctga
- the LOC117859271 gene encoding malonyl-CoA:anthocyanidin 5-O-glucoside-6''-O-malonyltransferase translates to MAVAPEQHQQPAGASSSPRIRVHDTTLVSPSPSPREASLPLTFFDIFWLNSPPVERLFFYRLSPDADVATIVSNLKKSLQQAVRAFYPLAGRLRLIPGTSDRYELYYRPGDAVTFTVAECADDEDIDSLTTDDPREVSKIAPLVPALPEGGGLLALQATLLSASRALAIGVTLHHAACDGSNSTHFLHTWAAACSGTEAPPPPVIDRTLLADPRGLYNVFYQEAPSTDEMEFAKMSADQLFATFTLSKDDLQRIKEVVADEAARRGVAPPRCSSLVATFGFVWSCYQRAKESCGSGEGPMTCILFPVNHRSRMKPPLPERYLGNCVGPAFGMAPKSELAVAGVGGLFTACAAVASAIDEAVRDIGTSSMDAWSDRIKEASANGILSVAGSPRFRVYELDFGFGRPLKVDIVSVARTGAMAVAESRSSAGGMEIGVSLQPADMDRFRKCMADAIAWLHNHNHQS, encoded by the coding sequence ATGGCTGTGGCGCCGGAGCAGCACCAGCAACCTGCAGGGGCATCCTCATCACCTCGCATCCGCGTCCACGACACCACCTTGGTGtcgccgtctccatcaccgcgGGAGGCCTCTCTCCCGCTCACCTTCTTCGACATCTTCTGGCTCAACTCCCCACCCGTCGAGCGCCTCTTCTTCTACCGCCTCTCTCCCGACGCTGACGTCGCCACCATCGTCTCCAACCTCAAGAAATCCTTGCAACAGGCCGTCCGCGCCTTCTacccgctcgccggccgcctccgcctcatCCCCGGCACGTCCGACCGCTACGAGCTGTACTACCGCCCGGGTGACGCCGTCACCTTCACCGTCGCCGAGTGCGCCGACGATGAGGACATCGACAGCCTCACCACCGACGACCCCAGGGAGGTTTCCAAGATTGCGCCGCTCGTTCCGGCGCTGCCGGAGGGAGGCGGGCTGCTCGCCTTGCAGGCCACGCTGCTGTCCGCAAGCCGCGCCCTCGCCATCGGTGTCACCCTGCACCACGCCGCCTGCGACGGCTCGAACTCAACGCACTTCCTGCACACCTGGGCAGCCGCCTGCAGCGGCACCGAAGCTCCGCCCCCACCTGTCATCGACCGGACTCTCCTCGCGGACCCGAGGGGCCTCTACAACGTCTTTTATCAAGAGGCACCGAGCACTGATGAGATGGAGTTCGCCAAAATGTCCGCTGACCAGCTCTTCGCCACGTTCACTCTGTCCAAGGACGACCTGCAGCGCATCAAGGAGGTCGTGGCCGACGAGGCCGCGAGGCGCGGCGTTGCGCCGCCACGGTGCTCCTCTCTGGTTGCCACCTTCGGCTTCGTCTGGTCATGCTACCAGCGAGCCAAAGAGAGCTGCGGCTCCGGCGAGGGCCCAATGACCTGCATCCTCTTCCCTGTCAACCACCGCTCGCGGATGAAGCCTCCGCTCCCGGAAAGGTACCTCGGCAACTGCGTCGGCCCAGCATTCGGGATGGCACCCAAGAGCGAGCTGGCGGTGGCAGGCGTAGGAGGCCTCTTCACAGCGTGCGCCGCGGTCGCCTCCGCCATTGACGAAGCTGTGCGCGACATCGGGACATCCAGCATGGACGCCTGGTCGGACCGCATCAAGGAGGCAAGCGCAAATGGCATACTGTCCGTGGCTGGCTCACCGAGGTTCCGTGTCTACGAGCTGGACTTCGGTTTTGGCCGGCCACTGAAGGTGGACATCGTGTCCGTGGCGAGGACCGGCGCAATGGCGGTCGCGGAGAGCCGGAGCAGCGCCGGCGGGATGGAGATCGGCGTCTCTTTGCAGCCGGCTGACATGGACAGGTTTCGGAAGTGCATGGCAGACGCCATCGCGTGgctccacaaccacaaccaccaGAGCTGA